ATATCTTAAATCAATGCCGGGAAGAGGCATCAAGAAAAGGTGACCTATCACCTATGCATagtggaaaaataaaaaaagcacatacaaggaaaaatagttgggacgacaaggtcagtaattttttaaatgttaggcgagctccaatgagagttgccaaacaaaagaaGGATGCCACAACTATCTCAACGAGGTCCAACCGTtcaaaaaaaatgatgatttttgaaTACTTTTTGAACACGGTTGAGGAACACAACAAAGAACTGCAAATTGAAGATTTTACATGTTTGGAAAAGAAGGGACATGAACCAAATTGGTACTTCATTCTATTATACCACTTTATTAGTATTCTCATTTgtatatcatcacagagtatgttataaactctgtgatgatcattgaatatttggtaCTCTCCAGTTCTTATTTTTACATGCGTGCTAGTAGGTGAGGCATTTTCattgcctcaataggattagtaaggtaaggtttagcccggtttgagttgccttggtcctatgcctttggaaaaatatccacacggctatgagattatatgctcTCGTGAGACATTGtcggcagctacaccatgaatcctctacatgaggttGTCATCTTAAcgcaatgtgaggcgcagaggagtgattatatagccaaggcatacaGGTAACAATACCGGTgttattgtcccccttatttgtactgttcctaattgttgtacttttattttcatttattaataaaaaaaaactagccctaggtgcttgcctagcggattgccaaaaaaaaaaatatgtcatcgAACTGATCTATTTATGCCACTTGTTAATAGTTAAATATAAATATGCCACAGGCATTACCATTTTGGGCCATATATGCCATTACTCACTTATTACTATCCGATTTTGCTATGGCATTATCTAAATCCTTCGTTGCGGtattcatggttcggtttggatcggttatTTCATAAAAATAACTAAAGCAGACCAATTAAGTCAATTTTTTATCGATTTGGTTTATGTTGGTTTTTTGGAGAGCTTTTTTTTAAAGATGAGACATACTACCAAAACATATTCCAGCGACTACATTTTTAATGTACCCatttgctctttgagaaatctatcatttaccaaaaATATATTGATGgtaattgaatcaaaatatgataaataatTTAAGAACTCAATTAAAAATAGATCATTTTTAATATGAAATAGATTCTCATACTTAGCAAAAGAATATACAACAAGGATATAACGTCAAAGaactagattattataatagcaacgaACTAGATTAAAAGTACAAACGATTAACATATAccgtatatatattaaatgtataatatatatatatatatatatatatatatatatatatatatatatatatatatgtgtgtgtgtgtgtgtgtgtgtgtgtgtgtgtgtgtgtgtgtgtgtgtgtgtgtgtgtgtgtatcaaATTTCAAATTGCCACTTTTATAATCAGGTTGGTTTggatttttcggttatttttatattaaaatcaaaatcaaatcaaataaaaaaagtaTCTATTTTTTTACTCGATTTGATTCGGTTTTTATGAACAACCTTAGTAGTCAGGATGTGATGGTGTCTTGGAAAAAGGGTATAAAAtttgtttaagaaaaaaaaagacaagttTAAAAGCGAGTACACTACTAGCGACCAATATTCATTGACTTTCGAGTTCATTTTTCGAGTGTTTCGAGGTCATGCAATACGAATTAGTGATTATATCCACTTTTTAGTGTGTATTAGTACATGCTAATTTTgtagattttttttttggtagacacttgttcgcctaaaattttttaggtCCATCAGAAACGACGTGATAAACAATACTAATTGCTTTGCCATGATTGTTACTtactttttggcattttacagccataaatgGGAATTCAAGACAATTTTCAATTTTTCGTGTGCTGTCATCTGTATGAAATCAGACAACCGgattcgaatcgcctaaaattttacgggctcatcaaaatgacctaatgaacaatagacATTGCTTCGTcgtgactgttcctcattttttggcattttaggaatATAAAATAGGAATTAAATACAATTTTcgaatttttgtgtgttatagtccatgTCATCTGCATAAATTCAGGGAACCGGCTCCAACTCGCTTAAAATTTTGCGTGCCCATcaaacgacctaatgaacaatggTCATTTGCTtatccatgattgttcctcattttttggtgttttcagatgataaaacaagaattcaggacgatttcagatttttcatgtgctatagtccataCTCCATACCAACTGCATGAATTTGGGCGAAAAATTGTGTATGATCCAGttttcctgttttatggccctaaaacactaaAAAATGAGAAACTCATGGAGAAGCAAtaactattattcattaggtcttTTTTATGTGCCCACAAAATTTTATGGGATTCGGGGACCATTACCCAAATTCTTAAAGTTGGCGTGGATATTAGTACACGAAAAATTAGAAATCATTCtaatttcctattttatggccctaaaataacACATAAGAAAAGAATATGGCGAAGCAATAACTATTgttcgttatgtcatttctgATGGCCCACAAAATTTTATGAGATTCGAAAcccgtcgcccgaattcatgaggATGGCATgtacattagcacacgaaaaaataaaaatcatcttgaattcctgttttatgtccctaaaacgccaaaaaataaggaatagtCATGtcgaagcaatgactattgttcattagatcTTTTCTGATGGTCCAAGAAAATTTTCGGCAATTCGAAACCTGTTGCACAAATTCATGAAGATGATGTGGATATTACCACACGAAAAATTTGAAATCATACTGAAGtcctgttttatggcccaaaaatgccaaaaaataaggaacagtcatggcgaaataatgactattgttcattatgtCATTTCTGATGAGTCCACAAAATTTTATGCGGTTTGGAGTCCGTCGCCCGAATTCATAAAGATGGTGTGGAGATTAGCAtaagaaaaattgaaatttgttttgaattcttgttttatggccctaaaatgctaaaaagcGAGGAATAGTCATGGTGAAGCAATGTCAATTATTTATTAGGTCGTCTCTGATaggccacaaaattttaggcgatttagAGCCCATCGAACGAATTCATGAAGATAGCATGGATATTAGCgcatgaaaaattaaaaatcaccatgtattcctgttttatggccctaaaacgctgaaaaacgaggaacgaccatggaaAAGTAatactattattcattaggtcgttTATGATGGGcccaaaaaagttttaggcgattcggatcacgtcgcccgaattcatgaagatgataTGGATATTAGCACAAAAAATTTAGAAATCAacttgaattcctgttttatggccctaaacaccaaaaacggaGAATGTTCATGGTAAAACAtcactattattcattaggtagTTTCTGATGGTTCCACAAAATTTCAGGCGATTCGGAGCCCGTCGCTCGAATTCTTGCTTTCCCCAAGAAAAAAGGCATGTATAAGAAGAATTacatatactagtactattccctccgtttcaatttatttgTCATAATTTGACTTGACATAAATTTTAATAAAGAAATAAAGACTTTTGAGACATGTCGTATTAAATAAATCAtagcatttgtgtggctataaatacTTCTCAATTAAAATTTTTTATAGGAAATTCTTTTTTAAACGGGCTAATTAGAAAATAGTATCAAATAAAGAGAAAGGAGTAATATCTAACGCGGTGTGGAAAATTAGATCTAAAACCAACATGATAGAGACTAGAGCAGACGGTGGACCAAGCTGGAAATGTGATGGAAgctaagaaataaaagaaaagacctTTTGCACTTTCTGTTTTTAAATTGAGAAATTACAAAACAAAGAGATATTCTGCCTTCTTCTCTGTGCAGAAACTCCCTTATTGCATCACTCTGGTGAGGGTGATCAATTAGCCACCTTTCGTCGAAGAATTATACTacgtatataggtaaaatattagatttttgaggtatataatatatattgaacCGCCTTTGtcagaatttttttttaacttcttttaagtttgaaaacctGAGTAAATTCCTATACATACTGAGGGACATGGCTTATGCTGCTATTAATTCTCTTATGAGCATCATATTTAGATCAGTAAAATCTACTGGACTTAACCTGCAAAAGTACTATAAAAAGCTTGAATCCATGAGAGCTATTGTGGAGAAACCGTTGAAAGTAATAGGCGATGATCTTGAGGTATTGACAAGTTTGGAAGCTAAAATTGCAGCGCTGGCATACAGGACAGGGGATATAGTTGGCTCGGAATCAAGAAAAGTTCTCGCTGCAAAAAGTCCAATTTCACGAAGAATAGCAATTTGGAAACTTCATTTCAAGATGAAACGAGCAGTAGGACGCATTGATTCCACCGTAAAGCAGTGGATAGGAATGTTGAACAATGAACATCTGGAAGCACAAAATTTGACTCTTGCCTCTACATCTGATAGTGCTTTAGAGCCTGAGAATAAGATGGTTGGACTTGAAAATGAATTCGAGATGATACAGGATCAACTTGCATCACACATTTCCGAGAGTGAGATAAAGAGGGGCATGGCTTATGCTGCAATTACTTGCCTTATGAGCACCGTACACGAATCAATGCAAGTTACTGGATGTAATTTGCAATCGTTCTATGAGAAGCTTGAATCTTCGAGAACTATTATGGAGAAACCGAGAAAAACAACAGCCGATCCCCGTGAGGAATTGACAAGCTTGGAAGCTGAAATCATAGAGGTAGCATGCAACACAGAAGATATGGTTGACTCGGAGTCAAGAAAGATTCTTTTCGCAGAAACTGCAGATGAAAGAATCAATGCTTTTTGGGAACTCTTTTTTATATTGGAACAAGCAGCGGAATGCGTTGATTCAACCATGAAACAGTGGATGGCAATATGGGATAGGTACAACAACACCAGAGATCAGGAAATACAAAATTTCTCTCTTGTCGATATATCTCAACATGCTTTGGAGATGGAGAATATGATGGTTGGCCATGAAAATGAATTCGAGATAATACAGGATCAAATCGCTAGAGGAGCAAGGGAATTAGAAGTTGTCTCCATTGTAGGGATGGGGGGCATCGGCAAGACAACTTTGGCTAACAGAATTTACTGTGATCCGTTCATTGTGTCTCGTTTTGACATTCGTGCAAAAGCTACTCTTTCACAAGAGCATTGTGTGAGAAATGTACTCTTACGCCTTCTTTCTTCAACAAGGGGAAAGACAGATGAATGTTATGAGGAGCAAGATGATGGGCAACTAGCAGACCGATTACAAAAGCTTCTAAAAGGCAAAAGGTACTTGGTAGTGATTGATGATATATGGACTACAGAAGCTTGGGATGATATAAAACTATGTTTCCCAGATTGTAACAATGGGGGCCGAATACTCCTAACCACTCGGAACGTGGAGGTGGCTGAATATGCTAGCTCAGGTAAGCCCCCTTATCATATGCGTCTCATGAATTTTGATGAAAGTTGGAATTTACTGCACAAAAAGGTGTTTGAGAAAGAATATTTTTCTCCTGAATTTGAAAAAATCGGGAAACGAATTGCATCAAAATGTGGAGGATTACCTCTAGCAATTGCTGTGATTGCTGGACTTCTCTCCAAAATGGGTAAAGCATTGGATGAGTGGCAAAGTGTTGCCGAGAATGTAAGTTCAGTGGTAAGCACAAATATTGATGTCCAATGCATGACGGTGCTAGCATTGAGTTACCATCACTTGCCCCATCACCTAAAACCGTGTTTTTTGTATTTTGCAATTTTCCCAGAGGACGAACTGATTTTTGTAGATAAACTTATGGAATTATGGGCAAGTGAGGGATTCCTAAAGGTAGGAGAGATGAAAAGTATAGAAGAAGTGGCAAAAAAATGTCTAAAAGAACTTATAGATAGAAGTTTAATTTGCATACACAATTTGAGTTTTGATGGAGAAATCGAGAGTTGTTGGATGCATGATGTGATCCGTGAACTCTGCTTGAGAGAAGCTCGAAATATGAATTTTGTGAATGTTCTCAGAGCTAAGAATGGTCAAACTCCACGTCTGCAATCCACGCATTTTTCCTCTATTAGTCGAGTTCGGATCAGTGTCCACTTGGCAAGGTATCCTGATATTGAGGTCCGTTCTATTATCTGTTTTAGTGGGAATTGGTTCTCAGAGTTGTTGCATTTCAAGCTAGTACGAGTACTAGATCTTACTTTAATGAGATGTGATCGTTTCCCCAGTGAGATACTTGACTTAATTCATCTGAGATACCTAGCTTTGACTCTTTCTCCTAGCTTATGCCATATGCAAACTTTGATAGACATTCCTCCACAGATATGTAGCCTATGTCATCTGGAAACTTTTATACTATCGGGGGACTGGCGAAGAGGATGGTTATATCCTTTGATATTACCATCGGAAATTTTGGTAATGCCACAATTGAGGCTCCTCCGTTTGGATTGGAATTACTTTGTGTATCTCGAGCCAACAGAGAAAagtttggttttgaaaaatttgCAGTATCTGTATGGATGGAATCCTTGGTATTGTAATGGAT
Above is a window of Nicotiana tabacum cultivar K326 chromosome 8, ASM71507v2, whole genome shotgun sequence DNA encoding:
- the LOC107830128 gene encoding putative late blight resistance protein homolog R1A-3, which translates into the protein MAYAAINSLMSIIFRSVKSTGLNLQKYYKKLESMRAIVEKPLKVIGDDLEVLTSLEAKIAALAYRTGDIVGSESRKVLAAKSPISRRIAIWKLHFKMKRAVGRIDSTVKQWIGMLNNEHLEAQNLTLASTSDSALEPENKMVGLENEFEMIQDQLASHISESEIKRGMAYAAITCLMSTVHESMQVTGCNLQSFYEKLESSRTIMEKPRKTTADPREELTSLEAEIIEVACNTEDMVDSESRKILFAETADERINAFWELFFILEQAAECVDSTMKQWMAIWDRYNNTRDQEIQNFSLVDISQHALEMENMMVGHENEFEIIQDQIARGARELEVVSIVGMGGIGKTTLANRIYCDPFIVSRFDIRAKATLSQEHCVRNVLLRLLSSTRGKTDECYEEQDDGQLADRLQKLLKGKRYLVVIDDIWTTEAWDDIKLCFPDCNNGGRILLTTRNVEVAEYASSGKPPYHMRLMNFDESWNLLHKKVFEKEYFSPEFEKIGKRIASKCGGLPLAIAVIAGLLSKMGKALDEWQSVAENVSSVVSTNIDVQCMTVLALSYHHLPHHLKPCFLYFAIFPEDELIFVDKLMELWASEGFLKVGEMKSIEEVAKKCLKELIDRSLICIHNLSFDGEIESCWMHDVIRELCLREARNMNFVNVLRAKNGQTPRLQSTHFSSISRVRISVHLARYPDIEVRSIICFSGNWFSELLHFKLVRVLDLTLMRCDRFPSEILDLIHLRYLALTLSPSLCHMQTLIDIPPQICSLCHLETFILSGDWRRGWLYPLILPSEILVMPQLRLLRLDWNYFVYLEPTEKSLVLKNLQYLYGWNPWYCNGSLLFPNLKKLQIRGIGEDFSSCKELYDFRCLDQLEELEFCLAYRNVDAACFLETVTPSGATSQDLLRRLKFSMESTSLPLLPTDDALPHLLLPPPDAFPQRLKKLAFSGTCLQWMDLSIVGKLPKLEVLKLENDACIGDEWEVVDEGFPYLKLLLLERLKIRYWRASCDHFPCLERLFLERCLGLDSIPQDFTDITTLALINVSSCAESVGNSAKQIQQDIQDNYGTSVEVTIVRHVKAKNIYFS